Proteins encoded together in one Pseudomonadota bacterium window:
- a CDS encoding GNAT family N-acetyltransferase gives MTEVAGKEADAKPARAPRIITERLLLRSLRRSDFDAFCATRAKPEVMRYIASEPFTRSQLWEKFLRGPGLWPLLGYGIWAIERREDGKLIGEVGFADYQRDVDPPLPGQQPAKGEAIWPEASWLLDSDAHGQGYASEALTAALAWADAELRTPLVCIITPDNDASLRLAARHGFLVVGHRVHKADPVLVLHRG, from the coding sequence GTGACTGAAGTTGCTGGCAAAGAGGCTGATGCCAAACCGGCCAGAGCGCCGCGCATAATTACCGAAAGGCTATTGCTGCGTTCGTTACGCCGCAGCGATTTTGATGCATTCTGCGCAACCCGAGCCAAGCCCGAGGTCATGCGCTATATCGCATCCGAACCCTTTACCCGCAGCCAGCTCTGGGAGAAATTTCTGCGCGGCCCCGGGCTGTGGCCGTTGCTGGGCTATGGCATTTGGGCGATCGAACGACGCGAGGATGGGAAGCTGATCGGCGAGGTCGGCTTTGCCGATTATCAGCGCGATGTCGATCCGCCGCTGCCGGGGCAACAACCCGCCAAGGGCGAGGCGATCTGGCCCGAGGCATCATGGTTGCTCGACAGCGATGCCCATGGCCAGGGCTATGCCAGCGAAGCGCTGACGGCGGCGTTGGCATGGGCCGATGCCGAATTGCGGACGCCCCTGGTGTGCATCATCACGCCCGACAATGACGCATCACTGCGACTCGCGGCGCGTCATGGCTTCCTGGTTGTTGGCCACCGCGTGCACAAGGCCGACCCGGTGCTGGTGCTGCACCGCGGCTGA
- a CDS encoding dipeptide epimerase, whose protein sequence is MITLKSATVERWDVDGAFTIARGSKTDVDVVVCEVTDGAHIGRGEGTPIYYEGETAELCVEAIEMRAKQNREITREDLLESMMEGAARNALDAALWDLESKATGKPVWQLAGLPEPKPLVTAYTVSLGELDQMAQDAAGAVAKGYSLLKVKLNGENDLDRLAAVYAAAPGARIIADANEAWDELDILSMAMGAHQYGVELIEQPVSAGFEDELMAVETPVPFCADESCHTSEDLDRVDGCFGAINIKLDKTGGLTEALVLMEKARMRDLKMVVGSMLATSLGVAPAFALAQKADWVDLDAPALLKKDREDGFLFQDGMIHPR, encoded by the coding sequence ATGATTACACTCAAATCCGCAACTGTTGAGCGCTGGGATGTCGATGGCGCCTTCACCATCGCCCGGGGCAGCAAGACCGATGTCGATGTCGTGGTCTGCGAAGTCACCGATGGCGCCCATATCGGCCGTGGCGAGGGCACACCGATCTATTATGAGGGCGAGACTGCCGAGTTGTGCGTCGAAGCCATCGAGATGCGCGCCAAGCAGAACCGCGAAATTACCCGCGAAGACCTGCTTGAATCAATGATGGAAGGCGCGGCGCGCAATGCGCTCGATGCCGCTTTATGGGACCTGGAGAGCAAGGCAACCGGCAAGCCTGTATGGCAGCTGGCGGGTCTGCCCGAACCCAAGCCGCTGGTCACCGCCTATACTGTATCACTCGGCGAGCTCGACCAGATGGCGCAGGACGCTGCCGGTGCGGTGGCAAAGGGCTATAGCCTGCTCAAGGTCAAGCTGAACGGCGAGAATGACCTCGACCGGCTGGCCGCAGTATACGCCGCTGCGCCGGGCGCGCGAATCATCGCCGATGCCAATGAGGCCTGGGACGAGCTCGACATATTGAGCATGGCCATGGGCGCGCACCAATATGGCGTCGAGCTGATCGAACAGCCGGTATCCGCCGGGTTCGAGGATGAGCTGATGGCGGTGGAAACGCCGGTGCCCTTCTGCGCCGATGAAAGCTGCCATACCAGTGAGGACCTTGACCGGGTCGATGGCTGTTTCGGTGCTATCAACATCAAGCTCGACAAGACAGGCGGGCTGACCGAAGCGCTGGTCCTGATGGAAAAGGCGCGGATGCGCGATCTCAAAATGGTGGTCGGTTCGATGCTGGCAACCAGCCTCGGTGTGGCTCCGGCTTTTGCACTGGCGCAAAAGGCCGATTGGGTCGATCTTGACGCCCCGGCCCTGCTGAAAAAGGATCGCGAGGACGGCTTCCTGTTCCAGGACGGCATGATCCACCCGCGCTGA
- a CDS encoding helix-turn-helix transcriptional regulator → MAKTPFTNTIRRLRFEADEMTQAELGAKVGVTRQTIAAIEQGKYSPTLETAFRIARTFNQPLEAVFAWDEGA, encoded by the coding sequence GTGGCCAAAACACCCTTCACCAACACCATTCGCCGGCTGCGTTTCGAGGCCGATGAAATGACGCAGGCGGAACTGGGGGCGAAGGTCGGCGTTACCCGCCAGACCATCGCCGCCATAGAGCAGGGAAAATATTCGCCGACACTGGAAACCGCCTTCCGTATTGCGCGGACCTTCAACCAGCCGCTGGAGGCGGTATTTGCATGGGACGAGGGGGCTTAA